A window of Candidatus Bathyanammoxibius amoris genomic DNA:
CCCGTAGCAGTCTCGTATAATCCTGTTCAGGCCCCTCTGGTTGAGGCTGAAATTATAAAAGGGAAGTGACTCGTTCAATATACTGTTGAAGACTACCCTTCCTACCGTGGTCTCAACCAACCCGTTCTTGGGTTCCTCGGGGCCGTTTAAACCAACTATCTTCCTTTCTCTGGGCAGACGCAACTGCATTTGAGTATGCACTTTGACCTTTTTCTCGCTGTAAGCCAGCAACACTTCGTCCATGCATGAAAATACTCTGGGCCGTCCGTCCTTTTTGCGTCCATCTGCCGCGGGCAGATGGGTAATGTAGTAGCAACCAAGGACTATATCCTGTGAAGGGCTTATGATAGGTTCCCCGGAGGCCGGAGAGAATATGTTATTGGTGGACAGCATCAGCGTTATGGCCTCTATCTGTGCCTCGTAGGACAGGGGCAAGTGGACCGCCATCTGGTCACCGTCAAAGTCGGCATTGAAACCCTTACAGACCAGGGGATGTAGCTTTATGGCGTTGCCCTCTATCAACACCGGCTCGAAGGCCTGGATGCCTATCCTGTGAAGCGTTGGTGCCCGGTTCAGGAGTACGGGGTGGTGATATACTACTTCTTCCAGGATGTCCCATACAATTTCTTCTCTCTTGCCCAGTATCCTTTTGGCGCTCTTTATCGTGTCGGCCTGGCCTATCTCCTTCAGGCGTCGTATTATGAATGGCTGGAACAGCTCGAGGGCTATCTTCTTGGGAAGTCCGACCTGATGCAGTTTCAACTCAGGGCCAACCACTATTACGGAACGGGCAGAGTAATCCACCCGTTTGCCCAGGAGGTTCTCCCTGAAACGGCCCTGTTTACCTTTAATCATGTCGGTCAAAGATTTAAGTGGCCTGTTATTGCTGCCCAGGACAGGGCGCTTTGACCTCTCGTTGTCGAACAGGGCGTCCACTGCCTGTTGCAACATTCTTTTTTCATTGCGGATTATTACCTCCGGCGCGTTCAGGTCGAGCAGTTTTTTCAGACGGTTGTTGCGGTTTATAACCCTGCGATAGAGGTCGTTGAGGTCTGACGTGGCAAAATTACCGCTCTCCAATAGTACCAGGGGTCTCAGGTCAGGGGGTATTACGGGAATAACCGTCAGTACCATCCATTCCGGCTGGTTGCCTGAATCCCTGACGGCTTCAACCAGTTCAAGCCGTCTTACTATCTCCCTCTGGCGCTGCTGGGAGGCTGTCTTGCCCAGTTCCTCACGAAGCGTCTTGGAGAGCTTGTTCAGGTCTAATTTTTGGAGCAGCTCCTTGATGGCCTCGGCTCCCATCTTGGCCTTAAAACCGTGCTCGTCGTATTTTTCCTGACAGTCTCTGTACTCGTCTTCACTGAGAAGCTGGCACTCGTTAAGCGGGGTGTTGCCCGGGTCAATCACGACATAGTCTTGAAAGTAAACGACCCTCTCCAGACTGGTAGTCTTCATTCCCAGCAGGGTGCCCAGCCTTGAAGGCATCGCCTTGAAGAACCATATGTGGATTACGGGCGCGGCCAGGCCAATATGGCCCATCCTCTTTCTTCTCTCCCGGGAGTGCGTTATCTTAACGCCGCAGCGGTCGCACACGATACCCTTGTGTTTTATACCCTTGTATTTGCCGCAGAAACATTCCCAGTTGCGCTCCGGACCGAAGATGCGTTCACAAAAGAGCCCGTCCTTTTCGGGTCTGTACGTGCGGTAGTTGACTGTCTCCGGTTTCTTTACCTCTCCATAGGACCAACTCCTTATGTCTTCAGGAGACGCAAGAAATATGCTCACAGCATCGTATTCGTTTATCTTCTCAAATAATGCTTCCACAATACACCTCTTATTCTAATATCTTATAAACCCTTCTTTTCCAGGTGCAGGTTAAGGCAGAGGCCCTGTACCTCCTTCGAAAGTACATCAAACGAGGCCGGAGTACCGGCCTCCAGGCAGTTTTCACCTTTTACCATAGACTCGTATATCTTGGTTCTGCCCTCCACATCGTCACTCTTAACGGTAAGAAGCTCCTGCAGATTGTAGGCCGCGCCATAGGCCTCCAGGGCCCAAACCTCCATCTCGCCAAACCTCTGACCTCCAAAGCGGGCCTTTCCTCCCAGGGGCTGCTGTGTTATCAGGGAGTATGGCCCCGTGGCGCGTGCGTGGACCTTATCGTCTACCAGATGGTGAAGTTTCATCATGTACATGTATCCAACCGTTACTTTCTGTTCGAAGGGCTCACCCGTACGGCCGTCGTACATGGTGACCTTTCCGTCTTCCTGCAGCCCTGCCTCTTTCAACGTGGCCTTTATCTCGGATTCCTTGGCGCCCTCAAATACGGGTGTAACGGCCTGAAAACCCAAATGCTTTGCGGCCCAGCCCAAATGGGTCTCCAATATCTGCCCAACGTTCATCCTGGAAGGCACACCAAGAGGATTTAGCAGTACCTGCACCGGGGTGCCGTCTTCAAGGAACGGCATGTCCTCTTCCGGCAACACCTTGGCGATTACGCCCTTGTTGCCGTGTCTTCCCGCCATCTTGTCTCCAACGGACAGCCGTCTCCTTGTGGCCAATGAGACCTTGGCTACCTCTAATACCCCGCTTGGAAGCTCGTCACCCCTCTTCAGCTGGTTTATCTTTCTGTCTCGCTCGTCCTTGAGGGACTCTATCTTATCGATAGAGGGTTTCGAGGTGGCAATCGCGGCGCTCCTTGCCTCCTTGCTGGAAAACTTTATGTTCTCGACGTTGAAGGCCTCCTCAAGCTCTAAGACGCGCTTCGAAGGCATGCCGACACGCACGACGAATTCCTGTAACGTCTGGGTGTCTACCAGGGGTTTCCTTGTCTCCTTCTGGATAGCCTGTACCATGGCAATAAATTCCCTGGATATCTCTCTGCCATATTTTTGCTCCGTGTCGCTAATCTGCTGGTTAATCTTTTTTCTCTCCTGTTCCGAGAGATAAGCCCTTCGAGAGAATCCCTGAGTACCCAAAACCGTACCTTCTATGCCGGAAGGCACCTCCAGCGACTCGTTTCTCACGTCTTCACCCGCACGTCCAAAGATCGCGTAAAGGAGTTTCTCCTCAGGGGACAGTTCACCACGGCTCTTCGGGGCTATCTTACCCACCAGGATGTCACCGGGTCCGACCTTCGTTCCTCCCAGCACCACTCCATGCTCATCCAGGTTCTTAAGGGCCTTTTCGGAGACACTTGGTATGTCTCTCGTAAACTCCTCCCGGCCCAACTTTGTTTCCCGGACCTCAGCCTCGAAGTCTTCCCTGTGGATGGAGGTAAACATGTCATCCTTCAGAAGCTTTTCGCTTACGACTATAGCGTCTTCAAAGTTGTAACCGTCCCAGACCAGAAAGGCCACCAGCACGTCGCACCCAAGGCTCAATTCGCCGCCGCTGGTAGCCGCACCGTCCGCTATCACCTGCCCCTTCTTTACCGATTGGCCTTCTCTGACAATGGGCCTCTGGTTGAGACAGGTACCTTCGTTAGACCCCACAAACTTCCTGAGATGATATTCGTCATGGTCGTCAATAACTATATGTTCGGCGTCAACTGCCGTAACGACGCCGGACTTCCTGGCACATATAACCATGCTGGAGTTCTGTGCCACGACCTTTTCCATCCCTGTAGCCACTATGGGCGGCGCAGTCTTCAGCAGCGGGACGGCCTGGCGCTGCATGTTTGAACCCATGAGTGCGCGGTTTGCGTCGCTGTGTTCAAGAAACGGAATCAGACTGGCCGACACGCCTACTAACTGCTTGGGAGAAACGTCTATATAATTGATCTTCGAGGATTCCGTCATATAGAAATCCCCGTTATATCTGGTGAGCACCTCGTCGGTCAGTTGACCGCGTTTCCCATTTGAGGCAGCCATGGCATCCATCGGTACCAGGTATTTGCCCTCTTCCTCGTCGGCCCTGAGATACTCTACGTTCCCGGTCGGTTTGCCGTTTCTGACCTTCTGATATGGTGTGACCAGGAACCCGTAAGGGTCAACGGTCGCATATATGCTTAGTGACGCAATAAGACCAATATTGGTGCCTTCCGGGGTCTCGATGGGGCATATCCTGCCGTAGTGGGAGATGTGTACGTCCCTGACCTCAAAGCCGGCCCTCTTACGGTTGAGTCCCCCCGGCCCCAGGGCACTCAGGCGCCTCTCATGAGTAAGCTGGGCAAGCGGGTTGGTCTGGTCCAGGACCTGAGAGAGTTCGCCACGGCTGAAGAAATAGTCTATCGTAGACATAATGGTCTTGGAGTTGATTAATACCCTGGGGGTGAGCTGGTCGAGCTCTTTACCGCTCATCCTTTCCTGAACCGTTCTGCGCAGTTTGAGAAAGCCCCTGCGAAGCTCCTCGCCCACCAGTTCGTCAATGGTCCGCAAACGGCGATTCCCGAGGTGGTCAATGTCATCCACGACGGCACCCCCGCCCTTACGCAGCTTTATTATATACTTAATGGAATTTACTATATCGTCCTTCTGGAGGGTCATCTCGTTTGCGCCGATGTCCTGATTGAATTTCCGGTTCAACCGGAACCGGCCCACCGAGCCGAGCCTGTATCTTTTCGGGTCGAAAAATTTTTCGTAAAAGAGCTGCTTCGCCTTGTCCAAATGCGGAGGGTTGCCCGGTCTGAACCTGACATACAGCTTCAACAACGCCTCTTCGTGTGAACCGGTCTTATCGTCCTGCAGCGAACTGAGCACCAGAAGGTCTTCGGCTGTCTTTACTATTTCCAACTCTTTTTGTCCGAGTTTAGCCAGATCGTCGATAATGCCTTCAGTGATTAGAACACCCGCCTTCAGCACTACTTCGCCGGTCTTTGGGTCGAATACCGTCTGGGCGGAATAATTCTGCTTCAGCTTGGCGGGGTTTGTAAGCCTTACCGTCTCTGTTTCATAAAAGAGCCGGATTATGTCTTCGTTTCTTGAGAATTCTTCTCCCATCGCCCTCAGGAAACACGTCGCGGGGAACCGTCCGCTCTGGTCTATGCGCACGTTAAGCACGTCTTTCTTGCCAACCTCTATCTCTACCCAGCTTCCTCTTTCAGGGATTATCCTGCAGGAATGCCGCCTCTTTTCGGTCTGTACCTCCTCTAAGAAATCTACGCCGGGTGAACGATGAAGTTGTGTTACTATAACCCTCTCGGTGCCGTTTATGATGAATTCTCCGCCCCCTATCATAATCGGCATCTCGCCCACATAAACATCCTCCTCGACGCACTCTCCCCTTTCCTTAAACGTTAGGCGGAGCCGCAGCCTGAGGGGTCTTCCATACGTAAGACGGAGCTGCCGGCACTCTTCAGGGCTATACCTGGCCTTGCTCAGTTCATACTTGACATACTCTAGCGACACCAGGTCGTCATAGCTTTTGATGGGGAAAATCTCCTTGAGTATGGCCTCAAGCCCCTTGCTCTTCCTCCTCGAGGCGGGGACGTCGGCCTGCAAGAACCCGCCATACGCATCTGTCTGGATACTGGTGAGGTTGGGAATCTCTACCAGGTTTTTGGTTTTTCCATAATCACGTACTTCCATTATGACCTTCCTTCAAAACGTTTCGTGCCTCAATATCGGGCACTATTTTACTTCGACGCTGGCTCCGGCTTCTTCGAGCTCTTTCTTTATCTTATCAGCATCTTCTTTGGAAACATCTTCCCTGACGGGCTTGGGCGCCTCATCCACCAGACCCTTTGCCTCTTTCAGGCCCAGTGTGGTGTGTGCCCTGACCACTTTTATGACCTGGATCTTGTTCGGTCCCACGGCCTTTAGAATTACATCAAAAGACGTCTTCTCCTCCGCGGCAGCAGCTTCAGCGCCACCGGCACCGCCAGCCACCGCAACCGGCGCAGCGGCCATGGCCTTGACGTCAAACTTCTCCTCAAAGGCCTTTACCAGATCAGAGGCCTCTGTCAGCGTAAGCCCACCCACCATCTCCAATATGTCGTTTATCTTCTTAGGGTAGGTAACCTGACTCTCCTCCGTAGCGACGGAACCCTCTGTTTTTACCTCCTCGGCAGACATTGTTCTTTAACCTCCCATCTCTGAATCAGTGTTGTCCTTTTCCTTCTTCTCTCTTACGGCGTCAAGCACGTTACGCAGTTTCTGCACCGGCGCTGATACCGCCATAGCAAATCTCGTCATTGGCGAGCTGATGAGCGTCACCATCTGCGCATAGAGCACGTCCCTGGACGGAAGCCTGGAAAGCTGCTCCACCTCAGGCCTGGAAATAAGACGCCCCTCAACCAGGCCGCCTTTTATGCTCAGGGACGGGACCTTCTTGCTCCAGCCCACAAGCGTCTTCGCCAGCACCACCGGGTCATCACCCCCGGCAATTATGGCCGTAGGACCCTTAAGCAGTTCAGCCAGCCCT
This region includes:
- the rplJ gene encoding 50S ribosomal protein L10 encodes the protein MASTINALITKELNARYKDVQDCMILNYQGINAMEADDLRRDLGAKNIRFEVVKNSLVKLALKEVGNGGLAELLKGPTAIIAGGDDPVVLAKTLVGWSKKVPSLSIKGGLVEGRLISRPEVEQLSRLPSRDVLYAQMVTLISSPMTRFAMAVSAPVQKLRNVLDAVREKKEKDNTDSEMGG
- the rpoB gene encoding DNA-directed RNA polymerase subunit beta → MEVRDYGKTKNLVEIPNLTSIQTDAYGGFLQADVPASRRKSKGLEAILKEIFPIKSYDDLVSLEYVKYELSKARYSPEECRQLRLTYGRPLRLRLRLTFKERGECVEEDVYVGEMPIMIGGGEFIINGTERVIVTQLHRSPGVDFLEEVQTEKRRHSCRIIPERGSWVEIEVGKKDVLNVRIDQSGRFPATCFLRAMGEEFSRNEDIIRLFYETETVRLTNPAKLKQNYSAQTVFDPKTGEVVLKAGVLITEGIIDDLAKLGQKELEIVKTAEDLLVLSSLQDDKTGSHEEALLKLYVRFRPGNPPHLDKAKQLFYEKFFDPKRYRLGSVGRFRLNRKFNQDIGANEMTLQKDDIVNSIKYIIKLRKGGGAVVDDIDHLGNRRLRTIDELVGEELRRGFLKLRRTVQERMSGKELDQLTPRVLINSKTIMSTIDYFFSRGELSQVLDQTNPLAQLTHERRLSALGPGGLNRKRAGFEVRDVHISHYGRICPIETPEGTNIGLIASLSIYATVDPYGFLVTPYQKVRNGKPTGNVEYLRADEEEGKYLVPMDAMAASNGKRGQLTDEVLTRYNGDFYMTESSKINYIDVSPKQLVGVSASLIPFLEHSDANRALMGSNMQRQAVPLLKTAPPIVATGMEKVVAQNSSMVICARKSGVVTAVDAEHIVIDDHDEYHLRKFVGSNEGTCLNQRPIVREGQSVKKGQVIADGAATSGGELSLGCDVLVAFLVWDGYNFEDAIVVSEKLLKDDMFTSIHREDFEAEVRETKLGREEFTRDIPSVSEKALKNLDEHGVVLGGTKVGPGDILVGKIAPKSRGELSPEEKLLYAIFGRAGEDVRNESLEVPSGIEGTVLGTQGFSRRAYLSEQERKKINQQISDTEQKYGREISREFIAMVQAIQKETRKPLVDTQTLQEFVVRVGMPSKRVLELEEAFNVENIKFSSKEARSAAIATSKPSIDKIESLKDERDRKINQLKRGDELPSGVLEVAKVSLATRRRLSVGDKMAGRHGNKGVIAKVLPEEDMPFLEDGTPVQVLLNPLGVPSRMNVGQILETHLGWAAKHLGFQAVTPVFEGAKESEIKATLKEAGLQEDGKVTMYDGRTGEPFEQKVTVGYMYMMKLHHLVDDKVHARATGPYSLITQQPLGGKARFGGQRFGEMEVWALEAYGAAYNLQELLTVKSDDVEGRTKIYESMVKGENCLEAGTPASFDVLSKEVQGLCLNLHLEKKGL
- the rplL gene encoding 50S ribosomal protein L7/L12, translated to MSAEEVKTEGSVATEESQVTYPKKINDILEMVGGLTLTEASDLVKAFEEKFDVKAMAAAPVAVAGGAGGAEAAAAEEKTSFDVILKAVGPNKIQVIKVVRAHTTLGLKEAKGLVDEAPKPVREDVSKEDADKIKKELEEAGASVEVK